The Branchiostoma lanceolatum isolate klBraLanc5 chromosome 10, klBraLanc5.hap2, whole genome shotgun sequence genome has a window encoding:
- the LOC136443470 gene encoding uncharacterized protein, with product MAGFLFLIVLATLFKDSLQQGCQTVSISGSTRYQTSRMTTYTMTGGTHDGRPVYQSSGGDYLYYLTSEERWFVGATLGSTTVGMYVADTSMYADDTSGIWNLYDSVSDDFQPVSAVSVTGTCSTGVSIGLSTGAIVGIVVGVFFGVVILIVVLCCCCVCAASKKIGSAAANPPPPAYPGPPEPERDGTVVIIGLIVPATRNTDDTD from the exons ATGGCAGGATTTCTCTTTCTGATCGTGTTGGCAACTTTGTTCAAAGACTCCCTCCAACAAG GTTGCCAGACAGTCAGTATTTCTGGGTCTACAAGGTACCAGACTAGCCGCATGACAACCTACACCATGACGGGAGGGACTCACGATGGTCGACCGGTGTATCAGTCCTCAGGTGGTGACTACCTGTACTACCTGACGTCGGAAGAAAGATGGTTTGTTGGTGCCACCTTGGGGAGTACTACTGTGGGGATGTACGTTGCAGACACGAGCATGTACGCTGACGACACGTCCGGCATATGGAATCTGTACGATAGCGTCTCCGACGATTTTCAACCAGTCAGTGCTGTGAGCGTTACCGGCACTTGCTCGACAG GTGTCTCGATAGGGCTAAGCACCGGGGCTATCGTTGGCATCGTAGTCGGAGTCTTTTTCGGTGTGGTGATTCTCATAGTTGTTTTGTGCTGTTGTTGTGTCTGTGCCGCCTCTAAGAAAATCGGATCTGCAGCAGCCAACCCGCCACCCCCAGCTTACCCTGGACCCCCAGAACCAGAAAGAGACGGAACAGTGGTGATCATAGGTTTGATTGTGCCCGCCACTAGAAACACTGATGACACTGATTAA